A region of the Apium graveolens cultivar Ventura chromosome 6, ASM990537v1, whole genome shotgun sequence genome:
TCGTCGAGGGTCATGCCTTTGATGACTATCTTCGTGACCTGGCATCGAAGGGTGATAATGCAAGAAGGCAGGGTATGCCCTGTGGTTTTTTGTAATCGGATTTGAATATTTTTATGTGTTTAAGAGTTTTATTCATAACACCGGATGATGGATTTGTAGGAAGTTTAAAGTATGCGATCCATTGTTTAAGTTTATTTCCATGTTGTAAGCAGTTACATATTGACTGGTTTTAACATCTATTTGTCTCGAGTTTGAAATATTAAGCCGTTTATCAAGTTCGTGGTCGAGTGTTTACATTATGAGAGAGATTTTATTGCCCAGACCGTCGACGTGAAGAGGCTGTATAAACATTTGCCTAGAAATGAATGATTTTCGAGTCTCCGATTATTTGagttatatacatatatatatttttttagttAAGTAAGGAGCGAAGAAAGTGAAAGTCTGTGCTTTTTCCAAATTAAAGGAATTTGTTCATCATAACCTAAACACCCCTCGGTGGGAGCCTCGTAACGACCCCCCTTACATCGAGGGTTTGTCTTTGAAATGGCATTTACTGCCTCAAGATAACAAGTTACAACTGAGATTAAATTACTGATAGAACTTTTTGAGGTGAATTCCATTCCAGGCATTTTTGATGGGTTTCCCGTCGAGGTGAGCAAGCTCATAGGTCCCCGTACTTACAAGTCTCGAGATCCGATAAGGGCCTTCCCATGTTGGTTTGAATTTTCCTGAGACAGTGGGTTGTGATGCTGCGGAATCTCTTAAGACAAGGTCGTTGACCTTGAAGTCTTTGGGTTTGACTTTTTTGTTGAAGTACCTTGCAGTTTTTTCTTGTTGGGCGATCTTCCGCATTCGGGCTTCTTCCCTTGTTTCTTCTAACAGATCATTGTGAAGGCGAAGTCCGACGAGAGATAGAGCAGGATCGAATACGTCGACCCGTGGTGAGGTGAGACTTATCTTGACAGGTATGACGGTGTCGACTCCGTATGCAAGTCGGAAGGGAGTTTTGCCCGTCGCACTTCGGGGAGTCGTCCTATACGACCACAATACATTCGGGAGTTCGTCGACCCAACATCGGGGtatttcttcaattcttttcTTCAGGCCTTGTAGGATGGTTCTATTTGTTACCTCTGCTAGTCCATTTGCTTGGGGGTATGCTACAGATGCTTTGATGTGCTGGAATTTTAATTCAAGCAGGGCATCCTCAAATTGTTTTCCTACAAACTGAGTGCCATTATCAGAAACTAAGATTCTGGGGATCCCAAAGCGAAAGACAATGTATTCCATAAAGAATTCTATCATCTCTTTTTCTCGAATTTTAGCAAGGGGCTTTGCTTTGACCCATTTGGTTGCGTGATCCACAGCGACTACGATGTATTGGCACTGATTTTTGGATCTTGGAAAGGGACCCAAAATATCTATTCCCCATTGGAAAAAGGGGCATGGGCTGAGAATAGAGTTCAGCTCAGTTGTGGGTCGACGTTTACATTTCCATGCAACTGACATGCTTGACATTTCTTGACGTAATCTTCACAATCTTTCCGGATTGTAGGCCAGAACAGGCCTTGTCGGATAACTTTGAGGGCTAATGTTTTCCCTCCTAGGTGCTCACCACAGATTCCCGTATGTATTTTTACGATCGCTTGGAGGGCCTCTTCTGGAGACAAGCAACGGAGTAGAGGCTCAGAGAGGGCACGTCGATATAACTCGGAACCCATAACACAGTAGTTCCTGGCTTTGAACATGAGAGCGCGGGCTTCGGACTTATGCTCAGGCAACTTGTTGTCGATAATGTACTCAAGGAAGGGTTGGCGCCAATCGAGCCTAGCCTGGATTTGATTGACTGATATTTCGTCGATAGAGGGGGTCTCCAAAATGTCGACGTATGTTGGGCTGAGATTAGTGGGGAGGTTGGAAGAGGCTAGTTTGGCTAGAGAGTCGGCCCACTGGTTCTCCTCCCTGTCGACGTTTGACATTTTCCATGAAGGGAATTTGCTAAGAAGCTCTTGTGTTCTTGTTAAATATCGGGCCATCCTTTCATTATGCGTCTTAAATTCGCCACTTATCTGTTTGTAAACCAACTGAGAATCCCCAAATATGTCAATGACCTCTGCTTCGAGATCG
Encoded here:
- the LOC141665301 gene encoding uncharacterized protein LOC141665301, which produces MTHKPEEDQSRPWLLFVDGSSTSNSGGARVILISPGGFKIQQALKFGFSATNNVAEYEALIAGLKLASDLEAEVIDIFGDSQLVYKQISGEFKTHNERMARYLTRTQELLSKFPSWKMSNVDREENQWADSLAKLASSNLPTNLSPTYVDILETPSIDEISVNQIQARLDWRQPFLEYIIDNKLPEHKSEARALMFKARNYCVMGSELYRRALSEPLLRCLSPEEALQAIVKIHTGICGEHLGGKTLALKVIRQGLFWPTIRKDCEDYVKKCQACQLHGNVNVDPQLS